The genome window GTTCCAGTAATGAGACAGCCGAATGCACCAGTCGTGACGACGTATTGGTCAATCGCTTTTATGCAGAGGTCTCGACCGTAAAGGGCTTCTCCTGAAAAGGGAGTAATCGTGCTGTGCAGCAATACCATTGAAAGGGCTCCTCCCCCCCATAGGCATGCGCTCAGCATGTGGATTGCTCTATTCCATTTTGTTTGGCTTACGCTAAGTTTTGTCATCACTTTATCCTATTATGCAAGGCAAGAATTGTTCGTAGGAGAGCTGCCTGTTTGATTGGTTTGGGAAGAAAATCATCAGCCCCGGCTTCGAGGCATTTTTCTCTAAACTCTGATGATGCATGGGCCGTAAGGGCTATAATCCCAGTTCTTTTATCGTGTGTTTCCATTTCTTTCTTCCTGAACTGACTGAGAAATTCATAGCCATCCATCACAGGCATTTCCATGTCTATGAGGATGATGTCATATTTCTCATAAAGAGCCAGCTCTAACCCTTCTTTACCATTTGTTGCCATAATAAGGGTTGCTTCTGTCTTTTTAAAGAAGTGTCTTACTAATTCACGGTTTGATATGTTGTCCTCTACAAGAAGAACTCTTATATCAGGTAGTTGTGCTAAATCATTCCTAGATGAATCCTGTATAGTTGCTGGAGAAATTGCCAGCATTTTCATTATAGTCCGCAGAAGCGTGCGCTTCGGCGGCGGCATCGTTATACCTTGTGCGTTGATCATTCCCTGTAATAGATTACGGTCAAAACTGACACCCTGCTGCATTAAAAGTACAGGAGGAAGTTTAACTCCAGATTGTTGTATATTCTCTAGTAGGTTAAGATTTTTATTTTTTTGAAAAGTCATGTCATAAGCTAAAATGTTATGCTTGTAATCTGATTGTGCTGATAAAAGTACACGAAGTGACTCTGCGTTGAAGCAAGGGGTAGTTGTAGCCCCGAATGAGTTTAGAGTTTCGCAGATAGCGTTAAGAGCATTAGGGTTGCGGACCGCAACAATTATTTCCGTATTATCCAGACTTGGTTGCTTACTGGAGGATGATTCAAGATCGCGGGGTAGAGGAAGAGTAACTTTAAAACAGCTTCCAACACCTGGAGTACTTTCAGCTTTAATATTTCCGCCCATAAGTTCTGACAATTTTTTGCTGATAGAAAGTCCCAGACCTGAACCTCCGAACCTTCTGGTGGTAGAGCTGTCTGCCTGTGAGAAAGGAGCAAAAATTGATTCAAGCTTCTCTGGATCTATGCCTACTCCTGTGTCGGCAATAGTGAAGATAATATCATCAGACTTATTTGGATTTGAACTCCGGGCAACAGTCATGCTGACTTCTCCATGAGAAGTAAACTTAACTGCATTTGAAACTATATTGAGTAAGACTTGACGCAACCTTGTCGGGTCTCCGATAACAAATTCTGGTACATCCGGTTTGAATCTGCAAACCAGTTCTATTCCACGCATAATTGCAGCTGTGGCTTGCAGCGAAAGTATGGATTCAATTTCCTGCAGCAGGTCAATATGGATGCTTTCAAGCTTAACATGGTTTGCTTCTATTTTTGAAAAATCCAATATATCATTAATAATGGATAGAAGTATTTCACTGGAAGATTCAAATATATTTACATACTCTGCTTGTTCATCAGATATTTCCGTGCCTTTGAGCAGATCAGCAACTCCTATAATTGAATTTAGCGGAGTACGTATTTCATGGCTCATACTGGCGAGAAATGCACTTTTAGCCTGATTGGCTTCCTCAGCTTTTATTATAGCATCCTCAAGTTGTTGCTCTGTTTTCATATGCTCTTCTATTTCATGACTTAGATCTGCTGTCTTTTTATCAACCTGGCGGGCAAGACTCTCTCGTTGCCTTTGTACTGCTAGGATTCGTAACTGCATAAAAAGTAGTGATGAGAAAAGAATAATAAATATTACTAAAGACTTAAACCACCATGTATTCCAGAATGGAGGGATAATCTTTACCTTGATACTGGTACCTATTTTGTTCCATACTCCGTCACTGTTGGAAGCAATTACTTTGAATGTGTATGTGCCATGGTCAAAGTTGGTGAAGGTTGCAGAAGCATCTGATATTGCGTCTATCCAGCGATCATTAAAACCTTCTAGTTTATATTTGTATTTGTTCAGTTTTGGATTTTGATAATCAAGAGCTGCAAAGGAAAATGTGAACATTGCATCTTTCCACGACAGGGTGATTTCCTTAGTTTCAGAAATGTTCGTGCCGAGGTTTACCGGAGTGTTCATTATAGTAAGATTGGTGATTACAACTGGCGGCGGAACATGATTAATTTTTATATCACGAGGGTCAAACATGTTCATTCCCTTAAGTCCTCCGAAATACATTTTCCCGCTTTGACCTTTATTATAAGAGTTTATCCAGTATTCTATCCCTTGTAGTCCGTCAGAAAGACCGAAATTCCATATTTTTCCTGTGGTCGGTTCAAGGGTTGAAATTCCCTTAAAGGTTGAAACCCATATTTTACCGCTATTATCTATGCAAAGACCTTGAATTCCATCATTTGCCAGCCTGTTTTCTTTTGTGAAGCGTGTAAAAGTTTCGGTTACCGGATCAAATCTGTTCAGACCCTGATCAGTGCCTATCCATAAAGAACCATCAGCAGCCTCTGCAATAGGTGTTACTCTATTGTTGGAAATTGTATTTGGGTTTTCTGGGTCATGCTTGTAGTGTTTGAATGTTCCGTTTGTCCGGTCCATCAGATTCAGCCCTGCATTGGTGCAGACCCAGAAATTATGGTGGCTGTCCTCAAAAATATTGCGCACCCTGTTATGTCCAAGACTGGTTGGATCTTTGTCAGAGTGGCTGAAAAGTTTAATTTTACCGGTCTTCGGATCTAGCCTATTCAACCCTTTTTTACTGGTACCTATCCATATATAGCCTTTACTGCCTTGGTAAATCCACCAGACATTATTCTGGCTCAGAGTTTCAGGATCTTTTTTATTTCTACGATAGCGAGAAACAATTCCTTTATTTTTATCAATTACAAATACACCATTTTTACGTGTACCCACCCAGAAAAGTCCATTGGAATCTTCAAAGATACAGTTGATTCTATTGCCAGAAAGATTCCATGGTTTCTTTGAATTTTTGCTATAGTTTCTGAAAATATTGGTATGTGGATTATAAATACTGAGTCCGTTTTTGTATGTCCCAATCCATACCTCCCCCTGGCTGTCTTCAAGAACTGCACTTACTTCCATTCCCGGCAGAGTGTTTTTTTTCCAAGGATGACGAGATTTGATGCCAAAGGCCTGCATTTTTGGGGTCAGTAAGCTCAGCCCGTCACCATATGTACCTATCCATAAAACTCCGGAGCGGTCTTCTAAAATTTTTATGATCTTATTGTCACCGATACTTTGGGGATCCATCTGGTTCTTGGTGAAGAAGGTAAAATGCATTTTTTCGGGAGAAAGCGATGCTGTTTCTGCAGATCTTTTTGCCAGTCCTTCAAGAGTACCCAGCCAGAGAGTCCCTTTGTTGTCTTCGTAGATATCATTAATTTCTAATGATCTGAATAATGTTTCAAAGTTGTCAGACGTCGGGTTGTATATTGATATTCCTTTTTTTGTTCCTATCCATAATTCATTTTTTTTGTTTTGATAAAAACAAAGTATTGTATCATCACAAATACTGGATGGATTTGCTGGATCGTTCCGGTATTTTTTAAATTTTTTTCCATCATCGAGCAGTAGATTTAAACCTACAGCTGTTCCAACCCATATATGGCCTTGCATATCTTCATGGATGCTGCGTATTTCATTATGACTGATACTAGCCGTTGAATTTGAAGCTTGAAATTTCTTGAATTTTCCAGATGACCGGTCAAAAAGGTTTAGGCCATGGTGTGTTCCTATCCACATCCGTCCTTTTGAGTCTTCATAAATACACCGGATATTTTTTCCTGAAATTGAGTCAGGGTTATCTTTTTCAGGCAGATAACTTTTAAATGTGTCTGTTTTTCGATCATAAAAATTAAGTCCATTTCCAGTTCCTACCCAGAGTTGGCCTTTTGAATCTTCATATAGAGCACGAATATTACCGTCAGAAATACTTCCCGGTTTTTTAGATGGTTTATAAATTTTTATATTCTGTCCATCATAGCGGTTAAGACCATCATAGGTGCCGAACCACATGAACCCTTTTGAATCTTGAATCATGCATAGTAATGATGACTGTGACAGTCTTTCATTTAAAGGAAATTTTTGAAATCTAAGATCTTGCTGGAAAGCAAAAGCTGTATACGGAATTGATATAAAAATAAGGAAGAAAGAAAATGCTATAATGAAGAGTGGATTTATCCTGCAATGCATAATTTATCCGTTGCTGAAAGGGTATGTGTGACTCAGTTTCTAGAAAACCGTTGAGCCTATTAAATTATAGTGTGTATTTAAGTATTTTAAAATACAATAGCCTAACTATACATGATAATTAGACTACTATACTAGTATTATTAGCCTGATAACGCTTCCGAGATTCGTTCAAGGGCCCATTCGACCTGTTCTGCCGTTATGACTAAAGGTGGAGCAAATCGAATAATGTTATCATGCGTTTCTTTGCATAGCAGCCCATTTTCTTTTAATTCTTCACAGTATTTTCTAGCTCCGCCAGCATTTAATTTGAATTCAACGGCGAGGAGCAGTCCTCGGCCACGAACCTCTTTTATCTTGTTGTTTTTTATCTTTTTAAGGCCTGAAAGAAATTTTTTACCTATAATTGCGGCATTCTCAATAAGATTTTCTTCTGTGAGTATTTTAAGAGCTTCTCTTGATACTGCGCAGGCCAGAGGATTGCCACCAAACGTTGAGCCGTGTTCGCCCGGTTTTAGCACTCCTAGAACTTCGGTATTTGAAAGAACTGCTGAGACTGGATAGAACCCTCCTGAAAGAGCTTTGCCAATCAGAGTAATGTCCGCTTCGATATCCTCATGTTCTTCTGCCAGAAGTTTACCTGTCCGGCCTAGTCCTGTCTGGATTTCATCTAGGATCAGATTAACATTATTGATGGTGCATAGCTCCCGCACTTTCTTAAAGTAACCGTGCGGAGGAATGATTACTCCTGCTTCGCCTTGAATCGGTTCGACGAGAAATGCTACTGTTTCTGGAGCAATAGCGTTTTCTAATGCTTTACTGTCCCCAAAGGGAATAACTTTAAATCCTGGTGTGAATGGGCCAAATCCCCTGCGCGAAATTGGGTCAGTTGAGAATCCGACAATGGTTATTGTGCGGCCATGAAAGTTATCGGCACAAACAATTATTTCTGCGCGGTCTTCTGGAACTCCTTTAACCATATAACCCCATTTGCGGACGGCTTTAATCGCTGTTTCAACTGCTTCAGCCCCACTGTTCATGGGTAGAACTTTATGTGAATTAGTAAGCGCACACAGTTCCTCATAGAACATGCCCAGTTGATCATTCCTGAACGCTCTGGAAGTAAGAGTCAGTTTTTTCATTTGGTTTTGCATTGCCGCTTTAATCCGAGGATGGCAGTGTCCCTGATTCACCGCTGAATATGCAGACAGGCAGTCCATATATTTATTGCCATCAACGTCCCATACCCAAACGCCTTCTCCTCTTTCTAAAACAACATCAAGGGGTTTATAGTTTCGGGCACCGAACTTGTCTTCAAGTTTAATATAGTCTGTTTGCAGCATGTTATCCCCTCCGTCTTGTCTGGGATTATGGTAATAATTACTATAGGTGTGTTAATTTTACCAGTTAAGTTTGTATTTGTGATGAGAATTTAGTTTGGCTCTTTAATAAGACGGAGCATGACTTTTTCAGCTTAGCAAAGAAAAGCCCCCTTTTCAGATTTCTGAAAAGGGGGCTTTTCTTTGCTATCAGTTCGTTTTTACTGCCGTTTATCTGTCTGAACGGATATTTTTTCAACCCATTTACTTACTGTGGGAGCTTCGTAATTTGAATATGCTTCAATTAATTCGGATGGGCTGCTTGCAGTGATCAGCATTTCTTTATGTATTTCACCAAGGAATCCTTCTTGTACAACTCCGCCAAGAAATTCTATGAGCTTGTCATAGTAGCCGTCAATATTTAGGAGGCCACATGGCTTGTTGTGGAATCCAAGCTGCGCCCAGGTAAAGATTTCAAAAATTTCATCCATTGTTCCAATGCCGCCGGGAAGGGCAACAAATCCATCAGATAATTCGGCCATCAAAGCTTTGCGCTCGTGCATGGATTCAGCAATATGTAATTTGGTAAGTCCGTAGTGGGCTACTTCTTTTTTTACCAGACTTTCCGGGATGACTCCAACAACTTCACCTCCGGCTTCAAGTGCACTTTCTGCCAGAATGCCCATAAGTCCCATGTTTGAGCCACCGTATATTATTCTGATATTTCTTTTTGCTAATTCTCGACCCATATTTCTGGCTGTCTGGGCATATTTGGGGTCATTTCCAGGGTTTGCACCGAGGAAAACACATATACTTTTCATTTTATTCTCCTGACTTATTAAGAACAGAGTGTTTAGGTGTTGTGTAGAATGAATTATAGGCAAAGGTAAGCAAGACTGCAAAACCTGCTGATGAAACTCCTAATATCGTATTATAGAATGGAGGAGCGGCTAAAGCCAACCGGATAAGCATCGTCACAAGTGCAAATCCTGAATTTCTGAAAACAGCATGAAATGAAGGTAGAAAACGCTGTGAGATAAGTACAAGAAGTATATCACTGAATATAAGAACTGTATAAAATGTACTAAAGAAATCGAAGGCATGCTCGCCTTTCAAAACAAAACTGAAGTCATAAATTCCAAGACCAGCAAATAATACTAGAAGCATTAAAGCTACTAGTTTTTTCGATGCCACATAGCTGAATTTGAATACAGGTTTCATAGCCGGTAAGGGCTTTTGTATTCGGTAATAAATTCCAAGCAGTACGAATACAATAAAGGCTCCCATTCCATCTGAAAGAATCTGATAGATAGGAGTCATATTACCTGTGAAGTTGATTGGCTCAGGGAAGTTGACCAGCTCTTTGAAAGAGTTACGCATGAGAATCAGGCACAGGATTTCAAACTGTTTACCTACTGATTTTGCGAAAGAACAGGGGAGTACAAAAATCAGACCGATAACCTCAAGTACCAGAACCAGCGTGAATGCTATGCCTACTGCTGCGTAATGGCTGTGAGGTGTTTTCGCTGCAATAAATGCAGGCAGAAGGTTATGTCTGCCAAGTTCAATACCGGCAAGAGCGAGAATAAAGCAGACAATAAGTATACCTGCAACTCTACGCTGGGTTTTTTCACTTTCCCAGAAGGCATGCAGGGGGTCAAAGGCGTATGTCGCTAATTCGTAGATTGAATATTTCATATAAATTTTATTACGATGGCCGTACAGTCATCTTCAAGGGGGAGTCCCCTACGGTGGTTTTGGACTTCTAAAAGTAGCAGGTCTACTATTTCCTGCGCAGGCTTATGACAGTTCTCACATATAATTTGACGCAGGTAGTCTTTGCCAAATTGTATTCCCGCCGGACTGTGAGCTTCCCATATTCCATCTGTATACAGTACTAATATCTGCCCTGTTTGTATTTGAGTTATATGTTCTTCATATACATAGTCTTCATCGACACCAAGGGCCATTCCTGTGCCTTTAAGTTCTGTGAATGAATCTGTTTGCGGTGTATATATCAAGGCCGGATCATGTCCTGCCCGTATCCAGTGGAGTTTTTTCGTGTTGAGGTCACAGGTAGCAGTGAACATAGTCATAAAATGACCGGTTTGCATGCAGTCTTTAGTTACAAGTCTGTTAATATTCTTAACACTCCAAACCAACGAATTTCCTTGTCCTGTATATGCTCTGGTGTAGGCCCGAGCGCTGGTCATGAGCAGTGCGGCAGTTATGCCGTGACCGGAAACATCACCTATGGCTGTTGCAAATACACTTGGCCCACATGTTTTGCATCCGATGAAATCGTAATAATCGCCGCCTGTTTTTTCAGAAAAGGTACAGCGGGCACCAATGTCAACACCATCGATTTTAGGAGTTGCCTGCGGGAAAAGACTTTTTTGTGCCTCATCTGCAAGGATGAGGGCCTGCTTCGTTGCCGAGTGTTCCCGTAATTGTGGAACCATTATGTTGAAATTTTCTGCGAGTTCCCCAAGTTCATCACTGGAGTGAAAATCAGCGCGAACACTCCAGTCGCCTTTTCCTATTTTAATAACTGCTTCAGATAACATTCTAATTGGTCTGGAAAGGCTTTGAGAAACAAAATAGGCTACAACAGAAACGCAAAGAATGACGACAATGGCAATTAGAGACGTTCCTTCATATTGATTGGCAATGCTCTCTCGCACATACTGTTCAGCTTCATCTGCTTCGGCTGTAAAGTCCGTTGTCGGGGTGATGAGCAGCAAGGCAATAGTATTGTTAATCGGGCTGAAAGTCCATAAAGAGGGTACTCCCTTGTAATTCATTTGAATAACGCCATTATGTCCATCGTTAATATCCTGCACCAGTGTTCTAAATTCCGGATTATTTTCTTTCAGCCATTCTTGGTCCGGTGGACTCTGCCAGAAATGTCTTTGAGCTTGAACAGAATCCATGTTCTTATATCTATCTCCAGCCTTACCTATAATCAGGAGTTTGCTGTCAGAGAAACTTTCCGGGTTTTCACTGGCTACAACCATAAGTGTAGTTCCCGGTTGCAGGGCATGTATTAGTGATCCATGAATGGGCATGCTGACCGCGATGACGAGTGAGGTTGTTCCGATGAACTCTCCGTTATCGTTAAACAGCGGGGCAGTGAGTCTATGGCATAGTGAGCGGGTTGCGGCATCCGGCACTGGAAGGTTCCACAACGTTTTCTTTTGTTTTTTTACCTTTTTGTACCATGCATTTTTACGGGGATCATATTTACCGGGAAAAGAATCGTGGCCGGGATATGTTGCCACAAGACCGTTTTCAAGTGTTATCTCTTGCCATAATACTAATTTTTCAAGTGTGGCACTACAGTTTTTAAAACTGGTTAACATGGGGGACAGTTTTTTTATGTAGGGCTCGGCTTGTTTAAGAGTTAGCCCGTCCGTTAACCAGAATGATATTCGCTCTTTCGTAATGGGTAAATCAATAAGAGCTCCACGTTTAATTTCGGTCATGTCGTGTGTCTTTTTACGGTTGGCACCTTTACCCATCAGAGCTCTTTTTTTGTAATCCGGGGCCGAAGTAAATTCCGGGTTGTTGATGGTAGAGTGAGGAGAAGTTACATAATAATCTGGAATTGAAGGTTCCAGTTCACTGCTTGAGAGGCGTATTTCAGCCTCAGCTTGAATGCTTTTGAGGGATGTATGATATAAGCGGGATTCTAAATTAATGATTGCAGCTCTACCCTTTGCCATAGAAGAAAGAGATTCTGTTGCCCGTTCCAGAAGTGTAAGTCTGGTCTGTATCTGTAGATCTGAGCCAAGCTCAGTCAGCGACCTGAGACCATAGAGTCTTGTCACAACCAAAGGCATCAATGAAAAGATGAGCAGAATGATAAGTATTTTCCAACGGATTTTCATGGATACATTTAAACCTATCCGTCCAGATTATTCAATCAGGAAAATGTAAAATACATTTAACAGTGTTAAAGCGTTAACCTATCAGAACTGTGAGAAGTACGACAACCACAAGTGAAGGTAACAGGTTTGAAAGATTTATACGTTTTATTTCCAGTAAAGTCAGGCTGATACCAAGTATGAGCAGACCGCCTGTTGCGGTAAGTTGGTCAATTATCAGTGGAGAGAACCACTCGTGAAATGAGCTTGCAAAAAGAGTTAGCGATCCTTGATAGAGCATGACTGGAATAAATGAGAACAGTACTCCAATCCCGTAAGAAGAAGCCAGGGCTAT of Maridesulfovibrio zosterae DSM 11974 contains these proteins:
- a CDS encoding hybrid sensor histidine kinase/response regulator yields the protein MHCRINPLFIIAFSFFLIFISIPYTAFAFQQDLRFQKFPLNERLSQSSLLCMIQDSKGFMWFGTYDGLNRYDGQNIKIYKPSKKPGSISDGNIRALYEDSKGQLWVGTGNGLNFYDRKTDTFKSYLPEKDNPDSISGKNIRCIYEDSKGRMWIGTHHGLNLFDRSSGKFKKFQASNSTASISHNEIRSIHEDMQGHIWVGTAVGLNLLLDDGKKFKKYRNDPANPSSICDDTILCFYQNKKNELWIGTKKGISIYNPTSDNFETLFRSLEINDIYEDNKGTLWLGTLEGLAKRSAETASLSPEKMHFTFFTKNQMDPQSIGDNKIIKILEDRSGVLWIGTYGDGLSLLTPKMQAFGIKSRHPWKKNTLPGMEVSAVLEDSQGEVWIGTYKNGLSIYNPHTNIFRNYSKNSKKPWNLSGNRINCIFEDSNGLFWVGTRKNGVFVIDKNKGIVSRYRRNKKDPETLSQNNVWWIYQGSKGYIWIGTSKKGLNRLDPKTGKIKLFSHSDKDPTSLGHNRVRNIFEDSHHNFWVCTNAGLNLMDRTNGTFKHYKHDPENPNTISNNRVTPIAEAADGSLWIGTDQGLNRFDPVTETFTRFTKENRLANDGIQGLCIDNSGKIWVSTFKGISTLEPTTGKIWNFGLSDGLQGIEYWINSYNKGQSGKMYFGGLKGMNMFDPRDIKINHVPPPVVITNLTIMNTPVNLGTNISETKEITLSWKDAMFTFSFAALDYQNPKLNKYKYKLEGFNDRWIDAISDASATFTNFDHGTYTFKVIASNSDGVWNKIGTSIKVKIIPPFWNTWWFKSLVIFIILFSSLLFMQLRILAVQRQRESLARQVDKKTADLSHEIEEHMKTEQQLEDAIIKAEEANQAKSAFLASMSHEIRTPLNSIIGVADLLKGTEISDEQAEYVNIFESSSEILLSIINDILDFSKIEANHVKLESIHIDLLQEIESILSLQATAAIMRGIELVCRFKPDVPEFVIGDPTRLRQVLLNIVSNAVKFTSHGEVSMTVARSSNPNKSDDIIFTIADTGVGIDPEKLESIFAPFSQADSSTTRRFGGSGLGLSISKKLSELMGGNIKAESTPGVGSCFKVTLPLPRDLESSSSKQPSLDNTEIIVAVRNPNALNAICETLNSFGATTTPCFNAESLRVLLSAQSDYKHNILAYDMTFQKNKNLNLLENIQQSGVKLPPVLLMQQGVSFDRNLLQGMINAQGITMPPPKRTLLRTIMKMLAISPATIQDSSRNDLAQLPDIRVLLVEDNISNRELVRHFFKKTEATLIMATNGKEGLELALYEKYDIILIDMEMPVMDGYEFLSQFRKKEMETHDKRTGIIALTAHASSEFREKCLEAGADDFLPKPIKQAALLRTILALHNRIK
- a CDS encoding SpoIIE family protein phosphatase; protein product: MKIRWKILIILLIFSLMPLVVTRLYGLRSLTELGSDLQIQTRLTLLERATESLSSMAKGRAAIINLESRLYHTSLKSIQAEAEIRLSSSELEPSIPDYYVTSPHSTINNPEFTSAPDYKKRALMGKGANRKKTHDMTEIKRGALIDLPITKERISFWLTDGLTLKQAEPYIKKLSPMLTSFKNCSATLEKLVLWQEITLENGLVATYPGHDSFPGKYDPRKNAWYKKVKKQKKTLWNLPVPDAATRSLCHRLTAPLFNDNGEFIGTTSLVIAVSMPIHGSLIHALQPGTTLMVVASENPESFSDSKLLIIGKAGDRYKNMDSVQAQRHFWQSPPDQEWLKENNPEFRTLVQDINDGHNGVIQMNYKGVPSLWTFSPINNTIALLLITPTTDFTAEADEAEQYVRESIANQYEGTSLIAIVVILCVSVVAYFVSQSLSRPIRMLSEAVIKIGKGDWSVRADFHSSDELGELAENFNIMVPQLREHSATKQALILADEAQKSLFPQATPKIDGVDIGARCTFSEKTGGDYYDFIGCKTCGPSVFATAIGDVSGHGITAALLMTSARAYTRAYTGQGNSLVWSVKNINRLVTKDCMQTGHFMTMFTATCDLNTKKLHWIRAGHDPALIYTPQTDSFTELKGTGMALGVDEDYVYEEHITQIQTGQILVLYTDGIWEAHSPAGIQFGKDYLRQIICENCHKPAQEIVDLLLLEVQNHRRGLPLEDDCTAIVIKFI
- the rocD gene encoding ornithine--oxo-acid transaminase: MLQTDYIKLEDKFGARNYKPLDVVLERGEGVWVWDVDGNKYMDCLSAYSAVNQGHCHPRIKAAMQNQMKKLTLTSRAFRNDQLGMFYEELCALTNSHKVLPMNSGAEAVETAIKAVRKWGYMVKGVPEDRAEIIVCADNFHGRTITIVGFSTDPISRRGFGPFTPGFKVIPFGDSKALENAIAPETVAFLVEPIQGEAGVIIPPHGYFKKVRELCTINNVNLILDEIQTGLGRTGKLLAEEHEDIEADITLIGKALSGGFYPVSAVLSNTEVLGVLKPGEHGSTFGGNPLACAVSREALKILTEENLIENAAIIGKKFLSGLKKIKNNKIKEVRGRGLLLAVEFKLNAGGARKYCEELKENGLLCKETHDNIIRFAPPLVITAEQVEWALERISEALSG
- a CDS encoding TIGR00730 family Rossman fold protein; the protein is MKSICVFLGANPGNDPKYAQTARNMGRELAKRNIRIIYGGSNMGLMGILAESALEAGGEVVGVIPESLVKKEVAHYGLTKLHIAESMHERKALMAELSDGFVALPGGIGTMDEIFEIFTWAQLGFHNKPCGLLNIDGYYDKLIEFLGGVVQEGFLGEIHKEMLITASSPSELIEAYSNYEAPTVSKWVEKISVQTDKRQ